Within Oreochromis niloticus isolate F11D_XX linkage group LG2, O_niloticus_UMD_NMBU, whole genome shotgun sequence, the genomic segment AAGCTCATGACAAACACCCCCTACACACACAGACTATGGCATTTAGAAGAATACTAAACCAGTTGCACAGACAAAGGAAGTCACTCAGATCTGGATCTATTGTTCCATTTGTGTTATCATTGCTTAATCAAGACTGTAAAGGACTTCTAAGAGTTGACAAATTTCCACGACAGCTGCACAAACAAGAGCTGTTTATGCGTGGAAAACAATAAGCGTTGCACTAGTTAGGTGCATGTAAACTAGTTAACACTGGCTAGCGAGCATGCAACAGCGCAAAAATAGTTTGGCTGGATCAACAAGGGTCTTGTATTCTTTTATTTCAAAGAATTGTGGTATGTGTACGGTGACGGTGTCTGTAAAAGAACAAGCAAAGCCACATGTGGCAGCTGAACTGTGAAATGGAGGCTGTGGCTGGCCACTTCTCTGTTTCCGACATCCCGTCAAACCTGTTTACTCAGAATGTTCATGAATTTTGTTATCAACAGAATATGCAGCTGGTTCACAAGAAGCCTTCACtggcttttttaaaacttaaacCATTAACAAGATCATTTTCTGATCTGTCTTTCTGGTCATGGCCATGTTTCGTTCAATTTTATGCAGAGTTGAACAAAAGTAATTATTTTCAATCACACAAACGCCACTCACCTGTgcttacattttaaaatgtaatagtCGACTTTCGTCAGGTAAAATCTTTCATGCTCTCATGATGTTTAATATGTAGCACTTAAGGCTTATTTAATCAGAGGTCAAATTAAATCTCATCAGTATCTCAGAAAGAAGTTTGCAGACCACCAGCTGATTTGCATGTGACTGAAAAGAAAGACATGACAGATATTAGAAGCCACAATAAATGATGTCTAGTTTCTTATGAGGTGCATTTAGGGAACTGAAAAAATTGTTCTTCAGACCTACCAATTGCATATTTAATTAAGCTGAATAATCTCTGGTATTTATATATAGTTCAAGTTAACCCAATTTACCACACCAGGCTTCATTATGCAAAACATACTCCCTCTCCTTAGACTCTTGATTTTGATCTTCTTACAAAAGTCTTTAAATCAATTTGTCTTGATCGAAAGTGTGCAAAGGTTAAGCTACCCTTTCCACCTGAAATAGGTTCCAAGTTAGTACAAAGTCCTCATACAAACCCTGGAGTGGTGGTGGTTAGGCTTGGTCCCATTAGGAATTTGTGTTACTATATGTACATTCGGCACTACATATGTTTAAGCTGATGTTAGGGAAAGATTGTAGTTTGGATGAAACCATGTTTGACTGACCTCTTTTACTTGTTAATGCAGCAGAATTACCAACAGACACTTTGTACATCAGgggccaactccaggcctcgagagtcggtgtcctgcaggttttagatgtgttcttgatccaacacagctgatttaaatggataaattacctcctaaacatgtcttgaagttctccagaggcctggtaatgagctcatcatttgattcaggtgtgttgacccagggtgatatctaaaacctgcagggcacCAGCTCTTGAGGCCCAGAGATGGCCACCCCTGTTGTACATAAATTAGCCACACCAGCATCTGTGGCACAATAGTACTAAATAGCACCCCGAGGATGGGGAATAAGGTGCATTAAAGAATGCTCTGACAAGATGGCTAAGAGGCTATCCTGCCTGTGGCTGTTTGCACCTCTGATGGCTtcctttctgaaaaaaaaaaactaattaggGTAGGCACAATTCAGCTACAAATGCAACACTGGAAGCATTGCACTGTATCAGTGTAGTTTTGTTGAAATCCAAATATCAACagatgctgttttgttttcttaagcATACTTGTGTTGAGCTTACTATTTTGAGTCACAGACTGCGTTAAGGTCAGAAAAAGAGATGCGTGAGGGGAAGATCAGCTGTTTCAGCCCCTGAGACTTTCTACAAACATTAAGGTGAGAGCAGTGACTAATTAAGGAAACCACATTGTTGAAATGGAAATTCTCATTGAACAACAGTTCTTATCAAGTGGTTGCTTGATATGCTGCAAACTGTTATTGTTTAAAACTTTCTTATTTTTATCTGACATGTCTTGTGAAAAAGGATAGAAAAACATTAGCCCCCTGCAcagaaactaaaaataaaaaagcaagagagaaaaaaaaattcccccTGTGGATTCACACCAGATAACCACAGCTGAATTTTCCATGCATCATTTGTTTCTCACTGCTTGTGAAACATGAACCAAAGAGTTTTTACAAGAAGCTGATCAGAGAGTGGATGTGACAGCAGAACGCATGAGGCAAAACTGTTTAGCCCTTTGTTTCATTATGAATGGTCGACGTTATTAAGGTCAACAGACAACACGTACAAAATCTAATTTAATTTGCACAATCTTCTAGTGAGTGGCGAAACACAAAGTAACACCACAGTTAGTCACACAAGTACTACAAAAACTGTTGAAGTGCTAAAGTTAAAATTCATAAAAGTAATGATGACTGGTCTTATTGCCTGAGATTAAGTCATTTAGTTTCAGATGCACTGATAGGAGGAGCAGGAACTTGCAGGCCCCACATGTTAATGATATGATGACAAATACTCTGTTGCCACCTGCTGATGAGTTGTTAAATGCTTTAAATGTAATTCCCCAGtgattattaaagaaaaaagttacaATTATAATATGatgtattatcattattattattattattatatattttgccTAAAtgaaaaacttctttttacttAAATCTTTCTACAAATTTTGTATAAATATCAcataaaaatgttcatttgtCAGTCTGTCAGTTGTCActaattaaaatgaataaaaaagacCTTGTGATTGTGATCATCTGCCTCTATCTCACCCCATTCTTAGCATCCTCCTTTGTCACACCAACCTGCTACACACTCTCCTTCACAACATGCACAGTCCCTGCTCTCCACAAGTGAATCAGTTTGCCTCCCTTACTAAGTCTCAAACCATACATTAAAGCAGGGCTCATCGCCAGTCATATAAACCTTGACTTTTACTTTTGCTGCAATCCTTCTGTAGCAATTCCACTCCACTCCACTCACTCCACCTTGCTTGCACTCGCTTCTACACTTATGTACTGTTTACTTCTTTTTCGCTTATTGAACCTCTgcccatctttacttctgagaagCTCTACCTCTCTGATATACTTTTTTATATTCACTGTGTGGTCGCCCTGATGCCATTTAAGGTAATTAGTGGCAAAATGTTGCTCCAGCTGTTTTTTTATAGTACCATTTAGTTTTTTATCCTTCTgttgtcccaacttttttgagatGTGTTGCTGACATCAAATTAAACATGTATGTTAAGTTTATCTTAAAATGGCACAactgttgtgttttctttgttttattgtcacCTTAACATGGGATTATGAGATAtgcaaatatttgcatttgtttctaTCTATATTTATCACTGCTTCCCAACTCCGGAATTGTGATTATATATGTAACAATGGTTACATATACAATTGCGCACTTGGACACAGACTCAGAAAAAGCTCAGAAAAAGCTCAGGATGAGACCAATATGACAGAAAGTATAACGAAAAAGTGCACAACAAACTACACTTTCCAGCAGCCAATAGAATCAAATCCACTCTTCCCATGAGACACTTTAACTCTCACAACAATTCATGTTGAGGTTAGTGTaatgtgttctttttttcatacCTGAAAACTGATGTCAAATAAATGTCAGCCAAGCATCATCTACTCTGAAAAATAGACATAATCGATGTGAGAAAGCAGTAAACCAAACAGTATGTAACCAGTTCAAAAAGTGTAATAAAGAAGCTAAAAATGTTAAAGAGTGAAAGGAAAGAGGAAAATTAAGTGAACTCAATAAGTGAACTTGTTTAAACCCCACTTACAAAGTTAGTATTCTGTAAAACTCAGGtggtttatgtttgtttgtttgtttatctggCAATAAATATTAGTATGTTCTGTATCTCTGTGTGCTTTGTCTGCATCATTTTTCTGCTGTAAAGATAGCTGGTATTTGAGatacttttgttttcattaataAATGCTTTATGAGGGAAAAACAGTCCTCACTTTATATGAACTCACACAAAATACTTAACTAACAATTAGTAACTGACTGAAATAACCATAATTTACCCTATGAAATAAGTATTAATAAAACCTCTATTAACACACTCACAAGCAATGAGGTTATATCTTAATCATTATATAGATAAATGTCCTTATAAATACATCACTTATTTAGACTTTATAAATGATACTATGAACTCATTATATATGGGGttgttaaacaaaaataaacatttatatcTGTAGTTATACATTATATACTAAAGATGAGTACAGCTTTATAAATGATCAATTAAGCACTTAATAAGCGCTACATAAAAATCCTAAAGCAAGTGGAACTTGCTTTAGGTAGAGCCAAGTCAGTCATTTCCTCCACAGAACCACTTGTCactgatattttctcttttttggactgTTGCTGTCAgttggtgctacataaataacattcatttggactgaattgaattgaattttagcCTGTATGCATATTTTGCCACCTCAGTATTAACCTTGTAAATGCTGGagttaatgaggttaaaaaaaattatgataATATTGAATTGCATGTCAGTTACTTACTTAACAGAAAATTTGCACAGAAACAATAGAAAACTTAATTTCATCTCTACTGACCCCAGAACATACTGATGTTCTAGGGTCTATTGTTAAAGAGGTCTGGTATCCTAGTGCAAAGCGAGCTGCTGAGGCCCAGGTTGCTCTGCTTTGAAACCAGTCTGTGTGGCAATACTGTATTAAagggagagcatcctcacatgGGTGTTCCTGTTGTACAGGCATGTGATGGTTGAGATCTTGCACTCGGCATGATTCTGGCTTTACCTATAGCTCCACCATGGGGATAATTTATATGATATTAACCAAAacatctgctgctgcttttcatGTAAATTCATCCACAAATTGCACTGTGTTAACTGTGTTTTTTGAAGAAGCTAAACCATATAGTATTTGTTCATCCTGCTCTTCAGATCTTTTGATGAACAAAATGTCATTGCCCTGCACCAATGAAACATACAGATAGTAAATTTCCTCTGTAGTGCAGAGTTTCATGTATTTGAGATATTGCTTGCAGCACGTATTACAACCCGGAGTAGAATTGCCATTTGCTTTTCCTGTGCTTAACATCTGAGAACATGAACTACTATCAGACAGACATCTGAAACATGGCAGAAGAAgatgaaaaacagacaaaaaatgttAAGATCAGTGTGACAGGAAGTGTACTTTTAAGTCTGTTCTGTTTTAACCAATCAGATGCTTCAACCAATCAGATGGTCTAACAAACAAGCACATGTCACCTCTTAAACCTACTGAAATGCCTCAACAAGGAGCAGTGTCAAGATGGTCATATTATGGATGGTATTGGTTTTTCTTCATGAAGGCTGTAagggcttttttattttttactctgATCACATGTCTGAAATATAATTATTTATGTTGAatagatttgtgtgtgtgtgtgtgtgtaataacaCACATTGGAATATTGGAATATTTTCCCCtcatgattatttttttctgttttgttttcactcagATTCTCTGGTTCCAGTGAAAACCGCTCATCTTGGTGAAACAGCAACTTTAACGTGTGCTAGAACTACTAAAGAGATCAGCAGTAGAGTCCAGTGGTACAAGCAGAGTGTCGGAGATACTCTTAAATTAGGTGTTACATTTTATGGAACTACAAAACCTGTGTATACTCCAGAGTTTCCTGAGTCAAGATTTGAGGcaaaaattgataaaaattttGGCAACCTGACTATTGTGAAGACAGTCCAAGAAGATGAGGGCTACTATCACTGTGAGCAAGGCAGTAGTGTTAGTAGTGAATGGAGAGGGATGTATTTGTTAGTAAAAAGTATTCAACTGTTCTACTTTtacaaagattttaaaattctctGAGCTTGTTTTGAAGAAcgtctttgtgttttgtattaCACAGGAAACACTCAGAGGTCATCAAACTATATCGTTGTCCAAAAGCAGATGGAATCAAATCCAGTTTATTCAGGAGACACAGCGACTCTCGAGTGTTCAGTCTTCTCTGATTCTGAGAACAAGACGTGTCCAGGAGATCATAATGTTTTCTGGTTCAGAGCTGGATCTCATCCAAACATCATCTACACTGATAGAAAAAGAGATAATGAATATGAGAACAGATATCACCCTCAGAAAAGATGTGTTTATCGCTTCTCTAAGAACGTCAGCTCCTCTGATGCTGGGACTTACTACTGTGCTGTGGCCGCATGTGGGGAAATAATATCTGGAAATGGAACTATACTTAATATTCAAGGTACCTGTACCTGATTTTGTCTCCCGTACTGGAAGTTatactcaaaacatgtttttaagaactgatttttttgtttgttttgtagagCAAACAACACAACCAGTATTTTTTCAAATGACAATATTAATAGCCTGTTTGGCCGTTTCTGTTATTGGAAACGTTTTCTTCATCTGCAACCGAAGGGTATGTAAAAAATGTAAAGGTAAGTGCTATCAGTGGtttaacattcatgtattttaaaaacataaaactaatTCAACTATAAAAACATAAGGAAATATTATTGAACAGACTgatgatatttttttaatggattatgCTCCAGAGTGGGTATCATATCTTTGTGGAACTTCAGTAACTGCAGTAAATTCAGAAGGAAATGTCTCATTAAGTGTATTTCACTATCATATATTTATCatgataagatttttttttatttcaggaaTACGAAATGCTATATCGGAAGTACAAACTGACAACTTCCACCAACCAGTAAGTAATGAAAGTGATGCAATGATTTAGTTTAAATATGTCTAAAGAGTTTCATATCTTCATCTAAACTACTTTTTTATATGCTTTTTGTTACTACACAGACTGAAGCTGATGATGATATAAACTATGCTGCACTGAATTTTTCTGCTAGAGAAACAAGAGTAAGAAAGGCAGAGTTTGCTGAGGACAATGTGTTCTCTTAAATGTTGAGTTGAATGCTAAAGACAATGTTGAGCATGTCCTGAATTTTAAATAAACCtcacattatgttacagatccCATGCCTGTGActgctttctgtgtttttttctaaataaagttATGTAATTAGTAATATGATTTGCGACATAGACACCTGTGTATTGGTAAATTCATATGTTTTGTTCTGTAATTGAGTTGCTTATTTATGTTATTATATATTATGATATTAGTAACAATATCCCTCAAGTAGATCAGTAGAATCCTTCCAAAATATTAACTGATGAAAATATAACTAATGAAAACTGTGTAATCAACAGTCTGGAGAATATAAATGTTGCTATTGTTTTAAACAACCTTCTTTGCCACAGATTAGTAAGTTATTATTAGTAGTTAGTTTCCATGTTGCAACAAAACTGCAATTCTAATAGAGAACATTTCAAACTTAAATTTAAAGGTATAGGTTCAGGAAGCATAAGCTTTGTTTTACTCTGAAGCATACTTTCTGTGAAGTTGAAATAAGGAATAAAGACAATAAACTGTGACTTGTCTTTGTCAAATACATGAATCATGAATACATGAGGTACATATAACATAGAGGGGAATAAGAGTTTTAATGACAGCAGATTATTTATTGGTATTTCTCCATTTGAGTGGTTAATCAATATTGCATGCATATAATATTAACACAGTAAAtatgcaatatatatatatatatatatatacatatatatatatatatatatacatatatgtatatatgtaaatgtatatatatatatatatatacacacacacacacacacacacacacacatatatgtatatatatatatatatatatattcattctTCAAAGGGGAGAGAGATTTACTAGTAGTCTCTCATTCCAGAGTACATGGTGTGTCATCCGGTAGCTCCCTGTTATTCTTCCATCTTTTAGCTGTTCTTGAGGGAAAATCAAGTGCCGCATAGTTCACTCCCACTTCTTCACCCTCCTGCAAATTAGTAAGAGCAAACTGTAATTGAACAACCAATATAAAACCTGGTTAGGATTTACATTATAcagttaaaaacacacagaacataGTCACAATTAACTGCAAATTCCTCACAAACTCTGCTTCCTATAAGAATAACCATATAAAATAATAACCATAACCAAAGTACTTTTTTAGTGTTAaattgaaaaatgaaaacaaacaaagagcatagttgaaaattgaaaattaacgagtgtctctctgtgtcaAAGTTCAATTCTTGTTGACTCATCAGTCCAATCCAGCACCCTCACTTACAGCTCTTGTTGGGATGCTGGTTGTGGTTGATTACTACACTGTAATTTTACACTTCAGCTTCAGATTCATTTGACAATTTGCATGCATTTCACATGATAAAAGtgttctgtttttcttaaaGTAAATTTTAAGCTTACTGGTTCTGTGTTTGTCTgaaaatctaatattttataTACCACATTATTCAGTTGAGCCACAGTCGATCTCTCCTGTTGACTGACTGGAGATTGATTGGAGGCTGTAACTTTTCCTGTTAATAAAAAGAAGACATTACCATTGTCAGAAGACATACAATGAGATGTTAACAGTGTTAAAAACATATGCTATTAGGTGTAAATGTTTCCCAGGTCAGAACCAATAATCTAATCATCAAGACTAAATTAATACTGCATAGGGACTCAGTTAGCTGTCATGTTAGCTTCAGTTCTTTTTACTATAAATATTATGATGGATACATTCATTTCATAGTTTAGTCTACTCTAACTGTTACCAGAAGATTCACACTGTGAACATCCTGTTCTTTTACATCAAGAAATAAAATCTGTCTACCACAATGGCTGCATTAGTCTATGGAGTCACTATCATGGTCATAAGAACGAAACGTGATACGACTTCTGCTTCGCTTTCTGTATCTGTGACTCATCCAGGAAGTAGGCATCTGAGGTTTGGTGTTTGAAAATGCACAAGACAGATTTGATAGATCTATAGTGTTTATGTCTAATTCTGACTGAAATCTATCACATCATGCATTATTAGTGAGGATTTCCCCAATGTCACCTCAAATTTTTGTCACTGCTTGATAAATGGCTCAGCAGAAGCTCTTCTGCTTATATACTCTATGTGGGAAGTTGGGACATAGttcatttctgacattcataaTTCGCAAAAAACTATGGTGGTGAAAATACAAACAACATGTTTGGGGTATACTGTCAAGAAAACTTGAACTAATAGTACCTGATACGACATTTGAATTTCTACCAGTTCAGAAACTTTGCAGTTCAGGAACTGgcaacttttttcttcttcttttttttccctcagagGACCATGCACTAAAAACCCCCAAACTGAAACCTTTCACGCAAAGTGCTGAAAGATGTAATTTTGTAGACATGGCCAATCATGAGCATGACCAAACAGCAGTGaaaacagtaactcaaataaccactcattataATCAAGGGATCCAGAAGAGAATCTCTGAATTTTGAGTAGAACGTTGAAGCAGGtgatcaacagcagcagaaggcaACACCTGATGCTActcgtgagtgtgtgtgtgtgtgtgtgtgtgtgggtgtgtgtgtgtgcacatgtgtacatatgtgtatgcatgtgtgtcagTAACTTACCTCTGCTGTGTTTCCAatctggtttttgttttctgatgagAATCAGTGCAATATTCCCAaccacagagcaggtcagcagtATCACAAGCACAGTAACCAGCGGGAACCCCTCTGGAATGAGAAAACATCCCAGACATTTAACATCTCATTTACAAGTCTGTGTAACAGTGCACGTCTACATACAGAGCAGTTCTATATAAAGTACATATAatgattattttcatatttaggACTTTAAGACTCTTTTCACAGAAAGctagaaacaaaaaacattctgGACTCCAACCACTTCACTGACTCATTTTCCTACATCTGCAATACCTCAGTAATAAATTAGCATAAAAGTTAGTTCGGGCATTCACTCATGATTTTTTATGTATATGTTCAAATTTTACTTAGCATTACTTCAGAAcagttatattaaaaaaacttgCCCCACCCTGAAGTTCATGACAAAATGCCTGCAGACAACCTTTTTCTCCTCAATCTCAACAGCACTTTTCGTTCCCTGCATTACACAGTAACAGCTGTACAACAAAGCAAGATTAAGGGGCTAAACTATGTTTAGCTTAGTTCTATTTTCACTTTCACAAAGGTGGCTCTCTTTCAATCTGGCAAAATGAATGAGGCACCTCGTGTTGAatgcattcatttattcattcattgcATTTACTCACCATTGGATTGtacaatattaataaaaaataattctaAATCTAAAGATATAAAAAAGAATCTGGGATAATCTGGGAAATTTGTCCATATACGGAATAGAAAAGAGAGTGGTGCAGACAGAGTTCACAAATACGATTGTAGCCTTTTTTATTATGAATAACTGTTCAAGTGTTCCCTTAATTTTTTTGTGGGCTTGTCATGATCAAATCATAAGATTAATGATTTTCTGCAGCGAAAGATGATAATGAGACCAATCATCTCTTACTGCATTTTAGATTTTGTCACAAAGAAAGCCCAGCTATGTTGAACATGTGTCATAGTGCACCCTTCTGCTAAACATCAGCACATTCATATTTGGCAAAGTTTAAACACAGTTGaaaagaactaaaaaaaaaactaaactaattcTGTACGCTTCATGTGACATATTCTTATTATACAATTTTCCTATTGGATTGTAGTGTATTTTAATTGTTCATATTaacaacactgatcacaacataAATCATCATAtaaactacacaagacaacatgAGCAGCTGAAACAGAGGGGCCTTTATGTGACAAAGAGAACACTGCAGGAAATGGGGagaaaacacatacacagaaaagtacagagaaaaaaaagcaaaggtcACAGAGGCAGCCACATGCCACCTGTGAATTTATCAACTCATGTGGGCTGTAAACTGAAAAACTACTTCATAGGTCAAAGAAACCAGTGAGGCTTAAGAACATTATAATGTTTATATAAGATTGAGCAGACTTAAATTGCTCTCCTACATGTTCACAAAATCAGTGCAGCAACAACTGATACAGATaagcaaatattaaaataatacttCAAAAACATACCTATCTTCACTTCTGTTCCTTTACCAAACAGGATCTGTCCACATGTCaccacagcacagtagtacGTCCCAGCATCAGATGAGTTTGTTATAGTTTTGGACAGACTGTAATCACATTTCCCGTCCTCTTTATTTCTGATACTGCCGTGGTAAATGCTGCCTGGATGGGATTCTGATGCACCTTTAAACCAGTGCACTTTGTCTTCACCTGGACACTGATCTGTGTCATCTTTGTTCTCAGAGAGGAGTGAACACTGCAGAGTCATTGTATCTCCCAAATGTACTGACTCCACGTCTGAAGTTTGTTTCACGGTGAAAGATTTCTGCTGCGTTTTTGTATCTGTGTGAAtcacaaaaagacacaaaatagcATTAACTGTAATTGTTTGGGTTTAGAAGCAGATATGACAAAAAACAGTCAAATTAAAATACATTACCATTCACTACTAAAAGCGTGCTATTAAAAAATTCCATTACGTATGCCGTTCCTCCTTGGCATAAGTATGTTGCTTCATCTTCTTTGCTTGCATTTCTTATGGTAAGAGAATAGATATTACCCACTTTTGTGGCACTGAATTTTGAGTTGTTAAATTGTCCCTTACGTGATATTTTGTCAAAACTTCCTGAGGCAATTGTTTCAATCATGTATCCAAAATTCAGCTTATACCAGTAAGACAACCCAACATCATCCCTAGGGATACTACATGTCAGAGTCACATTATCTCCAAGTTTAGTCACAGTTATAGAAGTCTGGAAAGGACCCTCATTCCCTTCGGTcaaagctaaaaacaaaacaacacaaaacacggTTTTGGTTAGAACATGACAGGACAAAGCATCTTAAAAAGGTCTCATCTATATATAAACATTACTCAACCTTacagattttgttttatattgtttACAGTGTCACATGTTTCAGTGCAGAAGAAGTCAACTCACACAATGTACTTAGAAGAATCAAAGAAAGCAGTCTTCTGATCATTGTGGTACCTTAGCCTTCTCTCGCACAACTGATGTCTTCCCACTCAAAGGAAGATTTAGTCACAAGCTGATCAAGGTTTACCAAGTGGAAATCACAGTGATTGGCTGAAGCACAGAAAATGCACTTCCTGTAAAATTCAAACCATTTACAATGAATCTACACTGTACAGTTTGTTGTTGCTGATGATTCTGCAGGAAATAATCTGGTATAACTGAAGCATAACAATAACAACTAATTCCTACAGTTATAACCAGGCAGCATAGGTCAaagtataaattaaaaaaataaagttttcagtGCTCACAAACTACACACTTATTTATGTGATGGCCAGCAGAATCCAGTGGTGCATGACTCAAGtgctgcagttttgttttgactGCACACAAACtgatttgtgtcttttttttccagtcaaAGTCGTAATCAAGCTAGCAAGGAATTTGGAAGAAAAACATTCCGATATTTAGAAGAAAATCGTTACAAACAAAGATAGCTAGATCAAAGCACATTTTAATACAACAGGGATCAGCTCTTAGccctttcttgtttttaatggtTGATTGACAGGTGGACAGATAAAATCAGGCAGGAGTCTCCATAGACTGTGATATTTAAACATTATTTGCCGTGAAGGTACGGAGGaggtggaagagagcctggGGAGTAAAGGTACTggagagaagaaaatgaaagtcaaaaaaagcaaaacagaatttCTCGGGATTGCACTTCTATCAGGATTTTACTGATTTACAAGTTACAGAATAATACTTTATGCATCTACATCCCAACATTTTCGGAAAaggttttaaataattattttcaaTGCAATGCACAGATCAATGCGTGTTtgatttgttgggtttttccggTTATCTTCAGTTATTAAAGAATgtgtgagtttaaaaaaaaacaatcatacttttacagtgtggtaaaATTTCAAATGGGATCAGAATACTTTCAACATCGCTAAAAGCATGAAAGCATTCTGATCAATGTTAAAAATCTTGCTCATGATTCTAAAAACAAAAccgcaacaacaacaacaaaaactctATTCTGATTCTATTTCTGGTCAAAGTGAAAGTGTGAAAGTAAAACTGTACAACAAATTATATCAATACTGTGAACAATTATTTCAGAGGCTAGAATTATCCTGACACCCTTAAACATCAGGGaccaaaaagttttttttttaatctgacatGATATAATAAGAAAGTACTTACAGTTGAAGAAGCCACAGCACATTGAGCAATTCTCTGAGAGGTGAGAAATGATGGGGGGGAAAGTTTAAAAGAGGCCACCACACAAGTACTTGACTGCAGCAAGTGCATGATGCAACTCATATTTTCCACAATACAAGCAAAGCGATCCCCATTTCACATAGCTACAATGCATGTACTTAAA encodes:
- the LOC100702894 gene encoding uncharacterized protein LOC100702894 isoform X2 produces the protein MIRRLLSLILLSTLSLTEGNEGPFQTSITVTKLGDNVTLTCSIPRDDVGLSYWYKLNFGYMIETIASGSFDKISHTKTQQKSFTVKQTSDVESVHLGDTMTLQCSLLSENKDDTDQCPGEDKVHWFKGASESHPGSIYHGSIRNKEDGKCDYSLSKTITNSSDAGTYYCAVVTCGQILFGKGTEVKIEGFPLVTVLVILLTCSVVGNIALILIRKQKPDWKHSRGKVTASNQSPVSQQERSTVAQLNNVEGEEVGVNYAALDFPSRTAKRWKNNRELPDDTPCTLE
- the LOC100702894 gene encoding uncharacterized protein LOC100702894 isoform X1, giving the protein MIRRLLSLILLSTLSLTEGNEGPFQTSITVTKLGDNVTLTCSIPRDDVGLSYWYKLNFGYMIETIASGSFDKISRKGQFNNSKFSATKVGNIYSLTIRNASKEDEATYLCQGGTAYVMEFFNSTLLVVNDTKTQQKSFTVKQTSDVESVHLGDTMTLQCSLLSENKDDTDQCPGEDKVHWFKGASESHPGSIYHGSIRNKEDGKCDYSLSKTITNSSDAGTYYCAVVTCGQILFGKGTEVKIEGFPLVTVLVILLTCSVVGNIALILIRKQKPDWKHSRGKVTASNQSPVSQQERSTVAQLNNVEGEEVGVNYAALDFPSRTAKRWKNNRELPDDTPCTLE
- the LOC100702894 gene encoding uncharacterized protein LOC100702894 isoform X3, whose translation is MEFFNSTLLVVNDTKTQQKSFTVKQTSDVESVHLGDTMTLQCSLLSENKDDTDQCPGEDKVHWFKGASESHPGSIYHGSIRNKEDGKCDYSLSKTITNSSDAGTYYCAVVTCGQILFGKGTEVKIEGFPLVTVLVILLTCSVVGNIALILIRKQKPDWKHSRGKVTASNQSPVSQQERSTVAQLNNVEGEEVGVNYAALDFPSRTAKRWKNNRELPDDTPCTLE